A stretch of Rhodobacter sp. 24-YEA-8 DNA encodes these proteins:
- a CDS encoding TRAP transporter large permease produces MISLILFGGFGLFLAIGLPVAFGIAIASLVAIWYNGFPMAVFGQRLFTSVDSFPLMAIPLFMLAGALMGHGGITTRIISFALSIFGNIRGSLAQVVSASGVVMGGVSGSGVADVAALGSVMIPEMKKRKYDAGFSAALVACSGSLALILPPSIAIIIYGVSAQASIGDMFLAAIAPGLMIGIGFSLYAYVYARMKGLPREGGVSNAEKWRRFKDASWSLLMPVIIIGGIRMGIFTPTEGGAVVAVYAFVVGMFVYKEITISKIPQICIEAAIGTAVVAAIIAATSLFGWLLTNAQLPQAIAAAILSLTDNPILLLLLINIMLLIIGMFVDSGPAILLMTPILAPVANSIGVDPVQFGLIMVINLTIGLLTPPVGTALYLASSISGVSIMRLTRAMLPFWGIMLFVLMLVTYVPGFTSWAISK; encoded by the coding sequence ATGATCTCGCTTATCCTTTTCGGTGGCTTCGGGCTGTTTCTGGCCATCGGCCTGCCGGTCGCCTTCGGCATCGCCATCGCCTCTCTGGTGGCGATCTGGTATAATGGTTTCCCGATGGCGGTGTTCGGTCAGCGCCTGTTCACCTCGGTCGATTCCTTCCCACTGATGGCGATCCCGCTGTTCATGCTGGCCGGTGCCCTGATGGGCCATGGCGGCATCACCACACGGATCATCAGCTTTGCACTCTCGATCTTCGGAAATATCCGCGGCAGCCTGGCGCAGGTCGTCTCGGCCAGTGGTGTCGTGATGGGCGGCGTGTCCGGTTCAGGCGTGGCCGATGTGGCGGCGCTTGGCTCGGTCATGATACCCGAGATGAAGAAGCGTAAATATGATGCCGGTTTTTCGGCAGCGCTGGTCGCCTGTTCAGGCAGCCTTGCCCTGATCCTGCCGCCCTCGATCGCTATCATCATCTATGGTGTCTCGGCCCAGGCCTCGATCGGCGATATGTTCCTGGCCGCCATTGCACCTGGCCTGATGATCGGCATCGGCTTCTCGCTCTACGCCTATGTCTATGCCCGCATGAAAGGCCTTCCCCGGGAAGGCGGTGTCAGCAATGCGGAGAAATGGCGTCGCTTCAAGGATGCAAGCTGGTCGCTTCTGATGCCGGTCATCATCATCGGCGGGATCCGGATGGGGATCTTCACCCCGACCGAGGGCGGCGCGGTGGTGGCGGTCTATGCCTTTGTCGTCGGCATGTTCGTCTATAAGGAAATCACCATCTCGAAGATCCCGCAGATATGTATCGAAGCAGCCATCGGCACTGCCGTGGTGGCGGCGATCATTGCGGCGACCTCGCTTTTCGGCTGGCTTCTGACAAATGCGCAGTTGCCGCAGGCGATTGCAGCGGCGATCCTCAGCCTGACCGACAATCCGATCCTGCTGCTCCTGCTGATCAATATCATGCTGCTGATCATTGGCATGTTTGTCGACAGCGGTCCGGCCATCCTGCTGATGACGCCGATCCTGGCGCCTGTCGCCAATTCCATCGGCGTTGATCCGGTGCAGTTTGGCCTGATCATGGTGATCAACCTGACCATCGGTCTTTTGACACCACCTGTCGGCACCGCGCTTTACCTTGCGAGTTCTATCTCGGGCGTGTCGATCATGCGGTTGACGCGGGCCATGCTGCCCTTCTGGGGGATCATGCTCTTCGTGCTGATGCTGGTCACCTATGTGCCTGGCTTCACCAGCTGGGCGATCTCAAAGTAA
- a CDS encoding transporter substrate-binding domain-containing protein translates to MKKTALALAAMLAFAAPAMAQQLKVGMDSAPYKPMSWQEADGSFHGFEVDLVTAVCAAAEMDCVIETVAWNGIIPALETKKIDMIIASMSITPKRLEVVDFSDPYYSSNAIYIGQKDMKFDPNDADIMKSTLLGVQTGSAHEEYLNRKFDGQAEIKVYQAQDELLADLVAGRVDVVLAGRMGSLAFLGSAEGAEFKALAVVEDETYPPLSIGAAFRKGDANIEKFNTGLKAILDNGTYDEIADRYFDFDIYGKPRG, encoded by the coding sequence ATGAAAAAAACAGCACTTGCCCTTGCCGCGATGCTGGCCTTCGCGGCGCCGGCTATGGCCCAGCAGCTGAAAGTCGGGATGGATTCCGCCCCCTATAAACCCATGAGCTGGCAGGAGGCGGACGGCTCCTTTCATGGGTTTGAGGTTGATCTGGTAACAGCGGTCTGTGCCGCTGCTGAAATGGATTGCGTCATCGAGACAGTGGCCTGGAATGGCATCATTCCCGCGCTGGAAACCAAAAAGATCGATATGATCATCGCCTCGATGAGCATCACGCCGAAACGGCTGGAAGTGGTTGATTTCTCAGACCCCTATTATTCTTCCAACGCGATCTATATCGGCCAGAAGGATATGAAGTTTGATCCGAATGATGCCGATATCATGAAAAGCACTCTGCTGGGCGTGCAGACCGGCAGCGCGCATGAGGAATATCTGAACCGCAAATTTGATGGCCAGGCCGAGATCAAGGTCTATCAGGCGCAGGATGAATTGCTGGCCGATCTGGTCGCCGGGCGTGTTGATGTCGTCCTTGCGGGCCGGATGGGCTCGCTCGCTTTCCTTGGTTCAGCGGAAGGGGCGGAATTCAAAGCTCTCGCGGTGGTTGAAGATGAGACCTATCCGCCGCTGAGCATTGGGGCTGCCTTCCGCAAAGGCGACGCGAATATCGAAAAATTCAACACCGGCCTGAAAGCCATTCTCGACAATGGCACCTATGATGAGATTGCCGACCGATATTTCGATTTCGACATCTACGGCAAACCGCGCGGCTGA
- a CDS encoding aldolase, whose product MSRNLNAEKLCTLSRSLFDRGYSVGGAGNVSVRTEGGGFLVTPTGGSLGRLSPADLAEIGPDGGVLEGPKPSKEFAFHKALFDCRPDAGAIVHLHSTWLTALSCLENLPQDNALRPFTPYYVMRVGYMPVIPYYRPGAPEIARDLEAAAKAHPVNAFLLASHGVVVLGKDIEDAVNNAEELEETARLHFILQGHQIRYLSEDEISELTPAIRRREGR is encoded by the coding sequence ATGAGCCGCAACCTGAACGCCGAAAAACTGTGCACCCTCAGCCGCAGCCTGTTTGACCGGGGCTATTCGGTTGGCGGCGCTGGCAATGTCTCGGTGCGGACAGAGGGTGGCGGCTTTCTGGTCACGCCGACCGGCGGCAGCCTCGGGCGGCTGTCACCCGCAGATCTGGCCGAGATCGGGCCTGATGGCGGGGTGTTAGAGGGGCCGAAACCCTCAAAAGAATTTGCCTTCCACAAGGCGCTGTTCGACTGCCGCCCCGATGCCGGCGCCATCGTCCATTTGCATTCTACATGGCTGACCGCGCTCTCCTGTCTTGAGAACCTGCCACAGGATAATGCACTGCGGCCCTTCACCCCCTATTACGTGATGCGGGTCGGTTACATGCCGGTGATCCCCTATTACCGTCCCGGCGCACCGGAGATCGCGCGCGATCTTGAGGCTGCAGCGAAGGCGCATCCCGTCAACGCTTTCCTTCTGGCCTCGCATGGGGTCGTGGTTCTGGGCAAGGATATCGAGGACGCGGTGAACAATGCTGAAGAGCTGGAAGAAACCGCCCGGCTGCATTTCATCCTCCAGGGCCATCAGATTCGCTACCTGAGCGAAGACGAAATCTCTGAACTGACCCCTGCCATAAGACGGCGGGAAGGCCGCTAA
- a CDS encoding TRAP transporter substrate-binding protein, with amino-acid sequence MINPAKTLKRASLAALAGLAIATAPLAALAQELNLKLGHIQSEQDLWHFGALKFKEELETRSGGAITLTIYPNSTIGGDRDLVEGMQMGTVDFGLIAGVLGNFEPSIQLLELPYLFRSQEEFDTVIGGDIGAEIIENVRQNANVRILNWWERGSRQVTSKKPINGLEDLKGLKIRVPEIPAMVTTWRAMGANPTPMAWSEVYTGLEQHVIDAQENPIPFIYGGRIGEVQDYLAFTNHKFEYVTLAMSELRWSQLTEEQRQIIIEAAAAATQAENEAVRAQTSEMLQKMVDEGLQITEPDTDAIAAAAVTAHEPFARTVNIDLYNRIIAALGR; translated from the coding sequence ATGATCAATCCGGCAAAAACCCTGAAACGGGCATCGCTGGCTGCGCTTGCAGGCCTTGCCATTGCCACGGCGCCGCTGGCGGCACTTGCTCAGGAGCTGAACCTTAAGCTTGGCCATATCCAGTCCGAACAGGATCTGTGGCATTTCGGCGCGCTGAAGTTCAAGGAAGAGCTTGAGACCCGTTCGGGCGGCGCGATCACCCTGACCATCTATCCGAACTCGACCATCGGCGGCGACCGCGATCTGGTTGAGGGCATGCAGATGGGCACCGTGGACTTTGGCCTGATCGCCGGGGTTCTGGGCAATTTTGAACCCTCGATCCAGCTTTTGGAACTGCCCTATCTGTTCCGCTCGCAAGAAGAGTTCGACACCGTGATCGGCGGCGATATCGGGGCGGAAATCATCGAGAATGTGCGTCAGAACGCCAATGTCCGCATCCTGAACTGGTGGGAGCGTGGCTCGCGTCAGGTCACCTCGAAAAAACCGATCAACGGGCTGGAAGACCTCAAGGGTCTGAAGATCCGCGTGCCGGAAATCCCCGCAATGGTGACCACCTGGCGCGCCATGGGTGCAAACCCGACCCCGATGGCCTGGAGCGAGGTCTATACCGGGCTTGAGCAACATGTGATCGACGCACAGGAAAACCCGATCCCCTTCATCTATGGCGGCCGGATCGGCGAAGTGCAGGACTATCTCGCCTTCACCAACCACAAGTTTGAATATGTGACGCTGGCGATGAGCGAGTTGCGCTGGAGCCAGCTGACCGAAGAGCAGCGCCAGATCATCATCGAGGCCGCTGCTGCCGCGACCCAGGCCGAGAATGAGGCCGTCCGCGCCCAAACCTCGGAAATGCTGCAGAAAATGGTCGATGAAGGTCTTCAGATCACCGAGCCCGACACGGATGCCATCGCAGCCGCCGCTGTGACCGCGCATGAACCCTTCGCTCGGACGGTCAATATCGACCTCTACAACCGGATCATCGCAGCGCTCGGGCGCTGA
- the otnK gene encoding 3-oxo-tetronate kinase, with protein sequence MLLGCIGDDFTGSGDLANTLAKQGMRVTQYSGVPEGDADPGVEAGVVALKSRSIPAAEAIRQSLRALEWLQAQGCKQFLFKYCSTFDSTPDGNIGPVAAALAEALNARQVVVCPAFPGAGRTLYMGTLFVKDRPLNESGMEHHPLNPMSDSDIRRWLAQQTDMPVGHVGFADVRNGAEAIAAALQSADASGARLIVVDALSDEDLIEIGTALDGLPLLTGGSGIAMGLPGNFRRQGLLSGESGGWQGIGGKSVVLSGSCSTATRGQVAQHRAAGLPILEIGADEAVAGTLDAAEIAAWALAQDARPLIFSSADPATVRAAQDKHGREKVAGAIEALFAGIATHLTRSGLGRLIVAGGETSGAVVEALEIRSLEIGPEIAAGVPAMRALLPGGAVVALALKSGNFGGPEFFNEADQILSGS encoded by the coding sequence ATGCTTCTTGGTTGCATTGGTGATGACTTCACCGGCTCTGGCGATCTTGCAAACACGCTGGCGAAACAGGGTATGCGTGTCACCCAATATTCAGGCGTGCCCGAAGGTGATGCCGATCCGGGCGTCGAGGCGGGCGTTGTTGCGCTGAAATCGCGCAGCATTCCGGCTGCCGAAGCAATCCGGCAATCGCTGCGCGCTCTGGAATGGCTGCAGGCCCAGGGCTGCAAACAGTTCCTGTTCAAATATTGCTCGACCTTTGACAGCACGCCCGACGGCAATATCGGCCCGGTTGCCGCCGCGCTGGCCGAGGCGCTGAATGCACGTCAGGTCGTGGTCTGCCCGGCCTTTCCCGGGGCGGGGCGCACGCTCTACATGGGCACGCTTTTCGTGAAGGACCGCCCGCTCAATGAGAGCGGGATGGAGCACCACCCGCTGAACCCGATGAGCGATTCCGACATCCGGCGCTGGCTGGCGCAGCAGACCGATATGCCTGTCGGGCATGTGGGCTTTGCCGATGTGCGCAATGGGGCCGAGGCTATCGCAGCGGCGCTGCAATCGGCTGACGCCAGCGGCGCGCGGCTGATCGTGGTCGATGCGCTTTCGGACGAGGATCTGATCGAGATCGGAACCGCGCTGGACGGCTTGCCGCTTCTGACCGGTGGATCGGGGATTGCGATGGGCCTGCCGGGGAACTTCCGCCGTCAGGGCCTCTTGTCGGGTGAGAGCGGCGGCTGGCAGGGCATCGGCGGTAAATCGGTTGTGCTGTCGGGTTCCTGCTCGACCGCCACGCGCGGCCAGGTGGCGCAGCACCGCGCCGCGGGGCTGCCGATCCTCGAAATCGGCGCCGATGAGGCGGTGGCAGGCACGCTGGACGCGGCCGAGATTGCGGCCTGGGCACTGGCGCAGGACGCACGTCCGCTGATCTTTTCCTCTGCTGATCCGGCAACGGTGCGGGCAGCGCAGGACAAGCATGGCCGGGAGAAAGTTGCGGGCGCCATCGAGGCGCTTTTCGCCGGGATTGCCACGCATCTGACCCGCTCGGGGCTTGGTCGTCTGATCGTCGCCGGCGGCGAGACCTCGGGCGCTGTGGTTGAAGCGCTCGAAATCAGATCGCTCGAAATCGGCCCCGAAATCGCAGCCGGCGTCCCGGCGATGCGCGCGCTCCTGCCCGGGGGCGCGGTCGTAGCGCTCGCGCTCAAATCCGGCAATTTCGGCGGTCCGGAGTTTTTCAATGAAGCGGACCAGATCCTGAGCGGAAGCTGA
- a CDS encoding TRAP transporter small permease: MEKLDRFLHKFLLWAIAALIFTMMVVTFSQVVARYALANSLSWSEEVGRYIFVWITFLGMAAAFQSRAHVALDFLVGLLPARPSKALTVFNALLVAVAGAALVIGGLSLIKFGLNQRSAALGLPMYLVYVVIPFSGVALCYFALRQAWLHATGTAPAQASVIETLVGEAHK; the protein is encoded by the coding sequence TTGGAAAAGCTTGACCGATTTCTGCATAAATTCCTGCTCTGGGCGATTGCGGCCCTGATCTTCACCATGATGGTGGTGACCTTCTCGCAGGTGGTCGCCCGCTATGCGCTGGCGAATTCCCTCAGCTGGTCCGAGGAAGTGGGCCGCTATATCTTCGTGTGGATTACCTTCCTTGGCATGGCTGCGGCCTTCCAGTCGCGCGCGCATGTCGCGCTTGATTTTCTGGTTGGCCTGCTGCCCGCAAGGCCCTCAAAAGCCCTGACGGTATTCAATGCGCTTCTGGTCGCGGTTGCTGGCGCAGCACTGGTTATCGGTGGTCTCTCGCTGATTAAATTCGGCCTGAACCAGCGCAGTGCGGCGCTTGGGTTGCCCATGTATCTCGTCTATGTCGTGATCCCCTTCAGCGGGGTTGCCCTTTGCTATTTCGCGCTGCGGCAGGCCTGGCTTCACGCCACCGGCACTGCACCCGCGCAGGCAAGCGTTATCGAAACCCTTGTCGGAGAGGCACATAAATGA